CAGCCCTCTGGACCGCGAGAGCGTGTCGGCCTATGAGCTGGTGGTGACTGCTCGGGACGGGGGCTCGCCTTCACTGTGGGCCACGGCCAGCGTGTCCGTGGAGGTGGCCGACGTGAACGACAATGCGCCGGCATTCTCGCAGTCCGAGTACACGGTGTTCGTGAAGGAGAACAACCCGCCGGGCTGCCACATCTTCACGGTGTCTGCGCGGGACGCGGACGCGCAGGAGAACGCCCTGGTGTCCTACTCGCTGGTGGAACGGCGGGTGGGGGAGCGCGCGCTGTCGAGCTACGTGTCGGTACACGCGGAGAGCGGCAAGGTGTACGCGCTGCAGCCGCTGGACCACGAGGAGCTAGAGCTGCTGCAGTTCCAGGTGAGTGCGCGCGATGCGGGCGTGCCGCCTCTGGGCAGCAACGTGACGCTGCAGGTGTTCGTGCTGGACGAGAACGACAACGCGCCGGCACTGCTGATGCCTCGGGTGGGTGGCATCGGTGGCGCAGTGAGCGAGCTGGTGCCGCGGTCAGTGGGTGCGGGCCACGTGGTAGCGAAGGTGCGCGCAGTGGATGCAGACTCAGGCTACAACGCGTGGCTTTCGTATGAGCTGCAGCCTGGGACCGGCGGTGCGCGCATCCCGTTTCGCGTGGGGCTGTACACGGGAGAGATCAGCACGACCCGTGCCCTGGACGAGGTGGACGCCCCGCGCCATCGCCTACTGGTGCTGGTGAAGGACCACGGTGAACCCTCATTGACCGCCACGGCCACTGTGCTGGTGTCGCTGGTGGAGAGTGGCCAGGCACCCAAGGCCTCGTCCCAGGCGTCCGCTGGCGCCACGGGCCCGGAAGCTGCACTGGTGGATGTCAACGTGTACTTGATCGTCGCCATCTGCGCGGTGTCCAGTCTGTTGGTGCTCACACTGCTGCTATATACTGCTCTGCGGTGCTCCGCGCCGCCAACCGAAGGCGACTGTGGGCCGGGCAAGCCCACGCTGGTGTGCTCCAGCGCGGTGGGGAGCTGGTCATACTCGCAGCAGAGGCAGCAGAGGGTGTGCTCTGGAGAGGGGTTGCCCAAGACCGACCTCATGGCTTTTAGCCCTAGCCTTCCTCCTTGTCCAATTAGCCGGGATAGAGAGGAGAAACAGGATGTGGACGTTGATCTCTCAGCCAAAgtgagtaatttttatttattctttccaaaatgtctttgtttttcattcctcAATGTTTCCACTCCTCTGGAAATACATTAATAGTTAAGTATGAATTATGTGATTCATAATTAGACTTTTCCAGTTTTGTGGTTTTGTGGTTAAAACGGTAAGATTTTTGTTGCTAATTTTTGAACCAAATCAGCAGTAAGTTATGATATCCACacttgtaattttgttttgttattaggTGCAGTAgtagaattattttattgctaaatgCCTGGGTAtaagacaaatattttttcttagatgAATTGCATTATTTAGAGAATCTGACTTCGACTTGTTTTATACTTATCCCTATACAATGCTTCTTCAATATCTTTTGCCACTTTTCATTTGGACTTCCTACTACCTGTTAGTACAAATGTTACTTGCTCATTTTATGAGTTCACCTAATGCTTATAACTCCCTATTGATTATGCTTTTCCACCTTCAGTTTCAAAAATTAGATCATTACACCTGTTGTCTTTTATGGAAcctcttttattctcttattcacTTGTTTGGAGTCTCAATCCTTATTTTTTACTTGAATATGATTCATTTTAGGCCTTGTGCTCTAATTTGGCAATACCGTTTATTGTTTCTTGATTTCCCAGTTGGGAAAAAAATCGAGAATAACAATTGCATTTAGAATTGCATCTTTGTTCATCTTTAGTTTATCACTACTTTATTTAATACTACTTTAATAATACTACTGtattatatgttaaaatttattaCTAATAACTAAAATATCAATATGAAGTGAAAATTTAATAGTtgtatagtatatttatatattcattttaaaagaatgttttaaatcttgttaaaaataattttcaatctgaacaatatcttgaaaataattatggtatctaattttaaaactatccCTACTAGCAAAACTTTTTATTCATTAGTGTCTTTTGCATACCATACTAAGGATGCTAATATGAAATAAGTTTGATAAGCCAATGTTATAATGTTATTACTGGTTAACTTCTCTGAATAGCATCCTGCCTATTAATGTGTGCCATGCAATAAGTAGAAAACTCCAAATAACCAGAACCAAATGAAATTGAAGGTAGACTTTTTTCTAATCACTACCCCTACATATTTGGTTATCTCCTCTAGCAATTAGTTGGACTCCCATTTAAGTTTCCCTACCACTGGAGAGAAATAGTAACCAACTGAAACCTGGTTAATACTCATTGACAGTGTGGGAGGTCTAACAcgtaaaatagatatttttcttgactcctctccttcccctcacttccattttctttatttccttttttggcaCTATCCTTTGTTGCTCCCTTGTCCATGAAGTAGTAGCCATAGTGTGTCCATCTCaggtcagtattttaaaaatttagttctgTTATCAGCTTCTTGAATATAATAGAGTCAGCCAAAGTACTTGTCTTCCCAGATATGGAACTTCAATCTTCAAATCCAGCTTGCCTCTTGAAACTATTGTCTAACAAGACTCTTGGCAAAGACATTTTGAAGACTTTGGAATTTTCACTTCACAGATGTACTGATGCTATgccaaataaatattgaatagcTACCAAATAAACATTGTTTTCTATTCTGCTGCATTCCCCATCTGTACATTAAAATACCtggtaaatgaaaatattacaaatgaaatGGGTGAAAATGgaattcttcctccttttttccaaTGTGCTTGATGTCAATgatcattttgtaaaaatatagttTGGGTCCCCACATAGTGAAAGTACTCTGGTTTCTGTTTGATTCAGAAatttggtgggttttttgttgttgttttggtttttgtgtgtgtgtgtttgtgtgagtgtagTTCTTCAATAGAGAGGGAGCGTAAAGCTATTTTCACTAGATTGATTTTTTGTTTAGACAAACAGGATGAAAATAACTTTATGGATATAGGAGGCAAGGAAAGTTTTTAAATGGCTACCATTAtgtctttatatattaaatttctttatgtAAGAAAATGTATTGTGGTTTATTTATTGGGAAGTCTTCATTCCCCATTAATACCCAGGATGATTCAAAGATCATGATTACcaagaattagaataaaaattaagctAAAACCCAAGTTTTCAACATTGAACTTGAAATACATCTTAATTGGGGAAATGTCTAGAgactttttttgtatctttagaaaATCATAGAGGCTATTGAAACACCACATTTTCCCAACTAGATATGCGATCACCTtaaattaatgcattttattAGGCAATGGAaggaagcaaacattttctgcagggtaaatatttaggaaatattaGGTAAGTCCCTCTGAGCTATTAAACAATTAAGATACAACTattccctttaaaatatatattccaaaaaAGGACACACATACTCAAATGCTTATAAGAGataaattaatgtaataaatGGCCCACGCGATTCCACCCTGGTGCTGCAgtttgtaaaagaagaaaaaatacctgTTCAATTGGTTTGATCATGACATTCTTCATGGGTCAGGGAAGTTTTAAGTGGTTATAAAATGGGGTAAATTGGCTTTAGAAGAGTTTAGAAATGATGTGGATTACTTATAGACAGGACAAAATGAACATGcttgtttattaaaaaaagcTATTGGAAGCAGGAAATATTCAGTTTGGCTAAAATATATAAGCACTATAGGAGAAAATAGAAGCTTAGGCACATTACATACTGGAGAACAAGCAAGTACTTATAAACTGTAAGAGTCAAAATGAGAATACCAGCGTTTCTCATGGGAGCAAATGAGTTccaatgaataaaattatttggaatgcttttccatGCAAGCTATTTGCTATAACTTCCTGCTTCCTTGCACTTTCAGCCCTGACATGACTCAAGGAAGACATCTAATTAAATGCTGATGGTCTTTGATCCTTTTATAAAACATCTGCAAATTTCCCTGTCAATAGCTTGTTCTTGGCACCAGAAGTTCCCTAGAGACCAGTCCCCTCAAGTCAACAACACCAGAAATACTAGGGTGAAGAGGGTGTtatcattaataaaaaaaaaccctggaattCTTGGGAACACAGGAATCTGTAATGAATTTTTCTAATCAACAGTTTACAGTTACATGTTTACAAAGTGTATAGTTAGGTCTCTGTAATACTTAAAACCTGtgttgaaaaaattatttctactgaAGTAAAAGTTGCCCCTATGGCGAAACTAAGGACCACACTCAATCAATCAGTGGTACAATGTGTACCACAGTAGTACAAAATGTATTCCTATTCTCCGAAACgactgaaataataaataaaaccaagtaGTTTACAGTAGAGTGTGTGGGGGTTTCCACAATTGCTACTTACGGTTTGGAGCCACATGATGTCGCTCTTTACCACAAAATAcatgagagaaggaggaagaagggaaaattcCTTCTATTCTTACTGGAAGGAACCATATACACTCTTTGGAGTCTGAAATATGGAGGATGCAGCTGCACTTGACTGACCGATTAAAAGATTTCCCTTGACTTTGAGAAACGATATTTAATCAGAACAAAATACTGTGCACTAAAGATGGAGTTTTCCTGGGGAAGCGGCCAGGAATCCCGGCGTCTGCTGCTCTTACTTCTTCTCCTcgcagcctgggaggcagggaacGGTCAGCTCCACTACTCGGTCTCCGAGGAGGCCAAACACGGCACC
The genomic region above belongs to Homo sapiens chromosome 5, GRCh38.p14 Primary Assembly and contains:
- the PCDHA3 gene encoding protocadherin alpha-3 isoform 2 precursor (isoform 2 precursor is encoded by transcript variant 2), whose translation is MLFSWREDPGAQCLLLSLLLLAASEVGSGQLHYSVSEEAKHGTFVGRIAQDLGLELAELVPRLFRVASKRHGDLLEVNLQNGILFVNSRIDREELCGRSAECSIHLEVIVDRPLQVFHVEVEVKDINDNAPVFPMAVKNLFISESRQPGSRFSLEGASDADIGTNSLLTYSLDSTEYFTLDVKRNDEEIKSLGLVLKKNLNREDTPKHYLLITAIDGGKPELTGTTQLKITVLDVNDNAPAFERTIYKVRLLENAPNGTLVVTVNATDLDEGVNKDIAYSFNTDMSADILSKFHLDPVNGQISVKGNIDFEESKSYEIQVEATDKGNPPMSDHCTVLLEIVDINDNVPELVIQSLSLPVLEDSPLSTVIALISVSDRDSGVNGQVTCSLTPHVPFKLVSTFKNYYSLVLDSPLDRESVSAYELVVTARDGGSPSLWATASVSVEVADVNDNAPAFSQSEYTVFVKENNPPGCHIFTVSARDADAQENALVSYSLVERRVGERALSSYVSVHAESGKVYALQPLDHEELELLQFQVSARDAGVPPLGSNVTLQVFVLDENDNAPALLMPRVGGIGGAVSELVPRSVGAGHVVAKVRAVDADSGYNAWLSYELQPGTGGARIPFRVGLYTGEISTTRALDEVDAPRHRLLVLVKDHGEPSLTATATVLVSLVESGQAPKASSQASAGATGPEAALVDVNVYLIVAICAVSSLLVLTLLLYTALRCSAPPTEGDCGPGKPTLVCSSAVGSWSYSQQRQQRVCSGEGLPKTDLMAFSPSLPPCPISRDREEKQDVDVDLSAKVSNFYLFFPKCLCFSFLNVSTPLEIH